In Alteromonas sp. V450, the following proteins share a genomic window:
- a CDS encoding sensor domain-containing diguanylate cyclase: protein MQSNKKPVSNPTKLFNYYQNSSLARMINFINEAIVVLNIDGIVEMLNSNASDLLGARREQIIGENFLDYIESGSDKNSLIKRSLNAGKERIIQVPPIEVTFQHEKSDDQSLDVELSISSLPEEFSSSNSLFLCILRDMTVHKAEYTMLKRKAETDFLTGLANRHKFSSYMSQQWTHCVDNNLPISLLMIDIDHFKRFNDEYGHVAGDRCLKRIGDVLSLSLPNRDALAARYGGEEFAIVLPNCHAQNAQLLAMRLKRHLAQLSIKLFALETDTKLTVSIGVATHHNHRYASPESLINGADTLLYQAKAQGRNQICYL from the coding sequence ATGCAAAGTAACAAAAAACCAGTTAGCAACCCGACCAAACTGTTTAATTACTATCAGAACAGCTCCCTCGCAAGAATGATAAATTTTATCAATGAAGCTATTGTAGTGTTGAACATTGATGGAATTGTAGAAATGTTAAATTCTAACGCTTCTGATTTACTTGGCGCGCGACGAGAGCAGATAATTGGTGAAAATTTTCTCGATTATATAGAAAGCGGTTCCGATAAAAACAGTCTAATCAAACGTTCTCTCAATGCTGGAAAAGAGCGTATCATACAGGTGCCCCCAATCGAAGTTACTTTTCAACACGAGAAATCCGACGATCAATCATTAGACGTTGAACTATCTATTTCTTCCTTACCGGAAGAGTTTTCTTCATCAAATTCGCTATTTCTTTGTATTCTCCGCGACATGACAGTGCATAAAGCTGAATACACCATGCTTAAAAGAAAAGCCGAAACTGATTTTCTTACAGGTTTAGCTAACAGGCACAAATTTTCTTCGTACATGTCGCAACAGTGGACTCACTGCGTGGACAATAATCTTCCAATCAGCCTGTTGATGATTGATATCGATCATTTTAAGCGCTTTAACGATGAATATGGTCATGTAGCCGGCGACCGCTGTCTTAAGCGAATTGGTGATGTGTTGTCTTTGAGCTTGCCGAATAGAGATGCACTTGCCGCTCGCTATGGCGGGGAAGAGTTCGCCATTGTTTTACCGAATTGTCACGCACAGAATGCACAATTATTGGCAATGCGTCTAAAACGCCATCTTGCACAACTGAGTATAAAGCTATTTGCACTTGAAACTGATACTAAGTTAACCGTAAGTATTGGTGTCGCTACGCATCACAATCACAGGTATGCATCTCCTGAATCGTTAATTAACGGCGCAGATACTCTTTTGTACCAAGCTAAAGCGCAAGGGAGAAATCAAATTTGTTATTTGTAG
- a CDS encoding YbaB/EbfC family nucleoid-associated protein: protein MFKGGMGNIMKQAQQMQERMQKAQDDLAKIEVTGEAGAGMVKVTMTCNHNVRRVDIDESLMDDDKDMVEDLVAAAFNDAVRRVQETSKEKMGDVTGGMPLPPGFKMPF, encoded by the coding sequence ATGTTTAAAGGTGGAATGGGCAATATCATGAAGCAGGCGCAGCAAATGCAAGAGCGCATGCAAAAAGCGCAAGACGACCTGGCTAAGATTGAAGTGACGGGTGAAGCGGGTGCCGGCATGGTTAAAGTAACCATGACGTGCAACCACAACGTGCGCCGCGTAGACATTGATGAGTCATTAATGGACGACGATAAAGACATGGTTGAAGATTTAGTTGCGGCAGCGTTTAATGACGCGGTACGTCGTGTACAAGAAACAAGCAAAGAGAAAATGGGCGACGTGACTGGCGGAATGCCGTTACCTCCTGGCTTCAAAATGCCGTTTTAG
- a CDS encoding winged helix-turn-helix domain-containing protein, with translation MRQKFFLGDWQVEPSNNRLTLGKIKRSIEPKSMDVLLLLCQKNNEVVSADEIVSQCWPDSPTGDNPVHKAITHLRRALNDKATAPQYIETVRKRGYRIIADVQFLVNDTDNTVASTWTEHPPFVGLNAFTAKESEIFFGRDALIRDIVSHKAELFRKKRPFSLILGPSGCGKSSLIHAGVLPLFLRNKGLNSIYAHDFASIDVADIESSNNEFAIFVELASYMIDWGDENSYVFNNLSATELAELLLNEADKVIAIVSDWLAERDQGVNFPCFAIIIDRLEAYLADQSIPTSSKSRFFSILEQLSQSNFFLTFLISRNDFYPLISTFETLMKNKGKGAHIDVTPPSLNELSQIIKRPAVAANIAWEFDENTNSRLDDIILSDASRAPNCLPLLQYTLQELYLQRANNKLCVKTYNELGGIEGAIGHKAEQLYESLSDAVKNALDNILPLIVNVTQSGNTLTSKTAHWDTLQTQDERELVKQMVEHRLFVSFSNKGKASFKVAHEAVLRKWERVQKWVETHHNSLILKARLAEQTSLWLVNNKNHAFLLSEGKPFFDAIMLTSLANIRLDESEREFIAQSQKRISRRKVLKGVTAATLVVLLVVSSIATIYSQQARELAENKRKEAEDLMGFMIGDFADKLRTVKRMDLLEGISEQALQYVERAKQTQNTTLFNTQSASFELRFQHALSVQAMAEVKFYRDEIDTAKEAYDEASIRLEELLKEQQTNQQLLKAYGANQFWLGQIHYINGAMSESKKYFDSYLSTSKAMLAAAPNSLEAMMEVSYAENSVGTIAFEQFDFENAIKHYQASLEYKEKVIEADPSNTEALLYSADTRSWLASMVLHLGEFESAERYYREGASQLQLLYEQDGENAAVMQTYVALLTKQATLLLMRNNDEQALHSINRAQYLIEKALQQDPKNTEWIGDDVYIKTLKHVYFYTQDVEDETSKLISLVSDKNEYRSISTLIRFLQSKDSWKHAGELINQLETLKPELQSQEPVSDFYSLQSRNEYLTLKINQELHNDSEQIERLCAHLSSLNDSVANKSQHYSILYAQHVASICLNSENPPYSKIDEMRKFYTHLLQ, from the coding sequence GTGAGACAAAAATTTTTTTTAGGCGATTGGCAAGTCGAACCGTCTAATAATAGATTGACGTTGGGGAAAATAAAGCGAAGCATTGAGCCTAAGTCAATGGATGTTCTGCTTTTGTTATGCCAAAAAAACAATGAAGTAGTCTCAGCGGACGAAATTGTTTCACAATGCTGGCCCGATTCTCCTACCGGTGACAATCCAGTACATAAAGCAATCACACATTTAAGAAGGGCATTAAACGATAAAGCAACAGCCCCCCAATATATTGAAACCGTTCGCAAACGAGGTTATCGAATAATCGCTGACGTTCAGTTTTTGGTGAACGACACAGATAATACGGTAGCATCTACATGGACCGAACATCCCCCATTCGTAGGATTAAATGCGTTTACTGCTAAAGAGAGTGAAATATTTTTCGGTCGAGACGCGCTAATTAGAGATATTGTTTCGCACAAGGCGGAATTATTTCGCAAAAAAAGGCCTTTCTCATTAATTTTAGGCCCTAGTGGATGCGGTAAAAGTTCATTAATACATGCAGGTGTACTCCCTCTTTTTCTTAGAAATAAAGGGCTAAACAGTATCTATGCGCATGACTTTGCTAGTATCGATGTTGCCGACATAGAATCTTCGAACAATGAATTTGCTATCTTTGTTGAGCTCGCCTCTTATATGATCGACTGGGGCGATGAAAATAGTTACGTCTTTAATAATTTAAGTGCAACAGAACTTGCTGAACTGCTGCTAAATGAAGCAGACAAAGTTATAGCAATTGTCTCTGATTGGCTTGCAGAACGAGATCAGGGGGTTAACTTCCCATGTTTTGCAATCATCATAGACCGACTAGAGGCGTACCTGGCAGATCAGTCTATTCCCACGTCTTCCAAATCACGTTTTTTTAGTATTTTAGAACAGCTGAGCCAAAGCAATTTTTTCCTCACCTTCCTCATCAGTAGAAACGATTTTTACCCGCTTATTTCTACCTTCGAAACATTAATGAAGAACAAAGGAAAAGGCGCACATATAGACGTTACGCCCCCCTCATTGAACGAGTTAAGTCAAATTATTAAACGACCCGCGGTTGCCGCAAATATTGCCTGGGAATTCGATGAGAACACAAATTCACGACTGGACGATATCATTCTATCCGATGCATCTCGCGCACCTAATTGTCTTCCATTGCTGCAATACACACTTCAAGAATTATATTTGCAAAGAGCGAACAACAAGCTATGTGTAAAGACATATAACGAATTAGGGGGCATTGAAGGGGCTATAGGACACAAGGCTGAGCAACTTTATGAAAGTCTTTCTGACGCCGTGAAAAATGCGTTAGATAATATCCTTCCTCTTATTGTTAATGTAACGCAGTCGGGTAACACATTGACAAGCAAAACGGCACATTGGGACACACTACAAACGCAGGACGAGCGAGAGTTAGTTAAGCAAATGGTCGAGCATCGCTTATTTGTTTCTTTCTCAAATAAAGGAAAAGCAAGTTTCAAAGTTGCCCATGAAGCCGTGTTGCGAAAGTGGGAGCGCGTTCAGAAGTGGGTGGAGACACATCACAACAGCCTAATTCTGAAAGCAAGGTTAGCAGAACAAACTAGTCTGTGGTTAGTAAATAACAAAAACCACGCTTTTCTATTGTCAGAAGGAAAACCATTTTTCGATGCAATCATGTTGACTAGTCTAGCGAATATTCGTCTTGACGAAAGCGAAAGGGAATTTATTGCGCAAAGTCAAAAGCGTATTAGTCGACGGAAAGTTTTAAAAGGTGTTACTGCTGCAACATTGGTTGTACTACTCGTTGTTTCATCCATTGCTACTATATACAGCCAGCAAGCGCGTGAGCTAGCAGAAAACAAACGAAAAGAAGCAGAAGACTTAATGGGGTTCATGATAGGTGATTTTGCAGATAAGCTTCGCACCGTTAAAAGAATGGACTTATTAGAAGGCATCAGTGAACAAGCGCTGCAATATGTCGAACGCGCTAAACAAACTCAAAATACTACTTTGTTTAATACACAATCAGCTAGTTTTGAGCTTCGTTTTCAGCACGCTTTGTCTGTTCAAGCCATGGCCGAAGTTAAATTTTATCGTGACGAAATCGACACCGCTAAAGAAGCGTACGACGAAGCATCAATACGTCTTGAAGAATTACTAAAAGAACAGCAAACCAACCAGCAACTTCTGAAAGCGTATGGCGCAAATCAATTTTGGCTAGGTCAAATTCACTACATTAACGGTGCTATGAGTGAGTCAAAAAAATACTTCGATAGTTATCTTAGTACAAGTAAAGCTATGCTCGCAGCGGCTCCAAATAGTCTTGAAGCCATGATGGAAGTTTCTTATGCAGAGAACTCCGTAGGCACTATTGCCTTTGAGCAGTTTGACTTTGAAAATGCAATCAAGCATTACCAGGCATCGCTTGAATATAAAGAAAAAGTAATAGAAGCCGATCCAAGTAATACAGAAGCATTATTGTATTCAGCCGACACGCGATCTTGGCTAGCTTCGATGGTGTTGCATTTAGGTGAATTTGAAAGCGCGGAACGTTACTATCGCGAAGGAGCTTCTCAACTCCAGTTATTGTATGAACAAGATGGTGAAAATGCGGCAGTTATGCAAACTTATGTGGCGTTACTCACCAAACAAGCCACGTTGCTTTTAATGCGAAATAATGACGAACAAGCATTACATTCAATAAATAGAGCACAATATTTAATAGAAAAAGCGCTGCAACAAGATCCGAAAAACACAGAGTGGATAGGCGATGACGTTTATATTAAAACGCTTAAGCATGTTTACTTTTACACACAAGACGTTGAAGACGAAACGTCCAAACTTATTAGCTTAGTATCTGATAAAAATGAATATCGCTCTATTTCTACGCTAATACGCTTTTTACAATCTAAAGACAGCTGGAAACACGCCGGTGAACTTATTAATCAGCTCGAAACGCTTAAGCCAGAACTGCAGTCACAAGAACCCGTTTCTGATTTTTATTCTCTTCAGTCACGAAATGAGTACCTAACTTTAAAAATTAACCAGGAACTTCACAACGATAGCGAGCAAATTGAACGGCTCTGTGCGCATTTGTCTAGTTTGAACGATAGTGTTGCCAACAAAAGTCAACACTACAGCATACTGTATGCACAACATGTTGCATCTATATGCTTGAATTCAGAAAATCCCCCTTACAGTAAAATAGACGAAATGCGTAAATTCTATACTCACTTACTCCAATAA
- the apt gene encoding adenine phosphoribosyltransferase, producing the protein MTAEYIKSVVKTVPDYPKPGILFRDVTSVLEDHKAFSSCISLLVEKYQGMGFTKIAGTEARGFLFGAPLAIEMGIGFVPVRKPNKLPREVVSESYELEYGMDTLEIHKDAIEPGDKVLLIDDLLATGGTIAASAKLIRSLGGEVNHAGFVINLPDLGGETKLSTLDIESYSICEFEGE; encoded by the coding sequence GTGACTGCAGAATATATTAAATCAGTAGTGAAAACCGTACCTGACTATCCAAAGCCAGGTATTTTATTTAGAGATGTGACCAGCGTTTTAGAAGATCACAAAGCATTTAGTAGCTGTATCTCGTTACTTGTAGAAAAGTATCAAGGTATGGGATTTACCAAGATAGCAGGTACTGAAGCACGCGGGTTCCTTTTTGGTGCGCCATTGGCCATCGAAATGGGCATTGGTTTTGTTCCAGTGAGAAAACCCAACAAACTTCCTCGTGAAGTAGTTAGCGAGAGCTACGAGCTTGAATATGGCATGGATACATTGGAAATCCATAAAGATGCCATTGAACCAGGTGATAAAGTCCTTCTTATTGACGATTTACTTGCAACTGGTGGAACGATAGCCGCTTCTGCGAAACTAATTCGTTCACTAGGCGGTGAAGTAAACCATGCAGGTTTTGTTATTAACTTACCGGACCTAGGTGGCGAAACGAAATTGAGTACGCTTGATATAGAAAGCTACTCTATTTGTGAGTTTGAAGGCGAATAA
- a CDS encoding transporter substrate-binding domain-containing protein: MIFALAFVSLFAMSNEQSVDNKPDVIKQRVVLGVVEFPPLVMKDPTTLKCHGDIIDAISELLTKLNYEVRVECAPPARLFERVRTGVVDLTINVKGTRALDDNVIFLDKPVVFLSTLLVSNKKRLNEKSVAAVRGYDFLGMRKELLEEGYTFFDMANASETIQLFEMHRTAHLLTYEAPYMFYVANNGSTVSELLVSQRRNIPSFLAVSKTSDQKDSLITNLKQAMMDISSYSILDFYKKNNFSIEN, encoded by the coding sequence ATGATTTTTGCCCTAGCTTTTGTTTCGCTCTTCGCGATGTCAAATGAACAGAGCGTCGATAATAAACCTGATGTAATAAAACAACGTGTGGTGCTTGGTGTTGTTGAATTCCCACCACTCGTGATGAAAGACCCCACTACACTGAAGTGCCATGGAGACATTATTGATGCAATCAGCGAACTTCTCACCAAGTTAAACTATGAAGTTAGAGTAGAATGTGCTCCCCCAGCTCGTCTGTTTGAACGAGTTAGAACAGGTGTTGTTGATTTAACAATAAATGTAAAGGGCACTCGCGCTTTAGATGATAATGTTATTTTCTTAGATAAGCCCGTCGTCTTTTTATCTACTTTGTTAGTATCAAACAAAAAACGATTAAACGAGAAATCTGTTGCGGCGGTAAGAGGCTACGACTTTCTTGGTATGCGCAAGGAGTTGCTAGAAGAAGGATACACTTTTTTCGATATGGCCAACGCATCGGAAACTATTCAGCTTTTCGAGATGCATCGCACTGCACATCTTCTCACTTACGAAGCGCCATACATGTTTTATGTAGCTAATAATGGCTCTACAGTGAGCGAACTTCTTGTCTCTCAACGTCGAAATATACCTTCATTTTTAGCTGTCTCTAAAACGAGTGATCAGAAAGACAGTTTAATAACGAACCTTAAGCAAGCAATGATGGATATAAGCAGTTATTCAATTTTAGATTTTTATAAGAAAAATAACTTTTCCATTGAGAATTAG
- a CDS encoding DUF2063 domain-containing protein, with the protein MTQSFQTTQKAFVDAIKDPQTLCDTDADNIRRMKIYQSLFFNNIDNFVSTGFPVLKSIVVKQYGEKGWESIVRQFFIEHECRSPYFVEISKEFVEYLSTQPTFDITLPDFAAELAHYEWLELDVSIRKNEDNVEFYQQGNNVTSIRVSPYASLAAYQFEVHLIGEDYIPEQPAQEQQFYVVYRDREFDVQFAHVNPVTAILVNTLEQNELGMEIEQLAESLCQQLPQIPSNVLINGMNQTLTDMLQKGILLPVS; encoded by the coding sequence GTGACTCAGTCATTTCAAACTACTCAGAAAGCATTTGTTGATGCGATCAAAGACCCACAGACACTTTGTGATACCGACGCTGACAACATTCGTCGGATGAAAATATATCAATCCCTTTTTTTTAATAATATCGATAATTTCGTCAGTACCGGTTTTCCCGTTTTAAAATCTATTGTGGTAAAACAGTATGGTGAAAAAGGCTGGGAGAGTATTGTTCGTCAGTTTTTTATTGAGCACGAGTGTCGTTCGCCTTATTTTGTAGAAATAAGTAAAGAGTTCGTTGAATACCTATCAACACAGCCAACCTTCGATATTACGCTTCCTGATTTTGCTGCGGAGCTTGCTCACTATGAGTGGCTAGAGCTTGACGTCAGTATCAGAAAAAACGAAGACAACGTTGAATTTTATCAACAAGGAAACAATGTGACCTCCATTAGGGTGTCACCGTATGCCTCGTTGGCGGCATATCAGTTCGAAGTCCATCTAATTGGTGAGGATTATATCCCAGAGCAACCTGCCCAAGAACAGCAGTTCTACGTTGTTTACAGAGACCGTGAGTTTGACGTTCAATTTGCTCATGTTAATCCGGTGACGGCTATTTTAGTCAACACGCTGGAACAAAATGAACTGGGGATGGAAATAGAACAATTAGCTGAGTCGTTGTGCCAACAACTTCCCCAAATTCCTTCAAACGTGCTTATAAATGGTATGAACCAGACCCTCACTGACATGTTACAAAAAGGAATACTGCTTCCAGTATCCTAA
- a CDS encoding DP-EP family protein has translation MSSPTPLVQFYVSISPEKHTYTFYTDIEGTTLAESTLVVTEPNTVISYTLIKNEQQLGFVGPIISGDADNDLTFSISNDRQTIIFVDSDHSKEDICMKLVTAPLNCIFVSPDPQMINRRPG, from the coding sequence ATGTCATCACCTACTCCATTAGTCCAGTTCTATGTATCAATAAGCCCTGAAAAACATACGTACACATTTTATACCGACATTGAAGGCACTACCTTGGCTGAATCGACACTTGTCGTAACAGAACCTAACACAGTAATTTCTTACACCTTGATTAAAAACGAGCAACAGCTTGGTTTCGTTGGCCCCATCATTTCCGGCGATGCTGATAATGATTTGACCTTTAGTATCTCAAATGATCGTCAGACAATTATTTTTGTCGACTCCGACCATTCGAAAGAGGATATCTGCATGAAATTAGTCACAGCCCCATTAAACTGCATTTTTGTCAGTCCAGATCCACAGATGATTAATCGCAGACCAGGTTAA
- a CDS encoding DUF692 domain-containing protein, producing the protein MNNICGAGLGFRREMLKELLPTLPSEIDFWEVAPENWIPLGGKYQEQFQQASSQASFTTHGLSLSIGSSDKLDVEFVKTVKRFLDVNNIALYSEHLSFCSGNGHMYDLMPIPFTEEAIKHVVSRIVQVQDIIERPLVLENVSYYIAPGQEMDELEFTKSILKESGCQMLLDVNNVYVNSINHKYDAKAFINGLPSDKIVYGHIAGHYDEAEDLKVDTHGADVIEPVWDLLEQAYLTHGVFPTLLERDFNIPPLSELLAEVKKIKQIQAKCEAVQASNVKGSVA; encoded by the coding sequence ATGAATAACATCTGTGGCGCAGGACTTGGTTTTCGTCGGGAAATGCTTAAAGAGCTTTTACCTACATTGCCATCTGAGATCGACTTTTGGGAAGTAGCCCCTGAAAATTGGATCCCACTTGGTGGGAAGTATCAAGAACAATTTCAGCAAGCGTCTTCGCAAGCTTCCTTTACAACGCATGGTTTATCCTTGTCTATCGGAAGTAGCGACAAACTAGATGTCGAATTTGTAAAAACCGTTAAGCGATTCTTGGATGTAAACAATATTGCATTGTACAGCGAGCACTTAAGCTTTTGTTCTGGCAACGGTCATATGTACGATCTGATGCCAATTCCTTTTACTGAAGAAGCGATAAAGCACGTTGTGTCACGAATTGTTCAAGTTCAAGACATTATCGAACGCCCCCTGGTATTAGAAAATGTCTCTTATTACATTGCACCGGGTCAAGAAATGGATGAGCTTGAATTTACCAAGAGCATACTAAAAGAATCGGGTTGCCAAATGCTTCTCGACGTAAACAATGTTTACGTGAACAGTATTAACCATAAATACGATGCGAAAGCCTTTATAAACGGATTGCCCTCAGACAAAATAGTCTATGGACATATTGCTGGTCACTATGATGAAGCTGAGGATTTGAAAGTTGATACTCACGGGGCTGATGTTATTGAGCCCGTTTGGGATTTGTTGGAGCAGGCTTACCTAACTCACGGCGTATTTCCAACGTTACTAGAGCGTGATTTTAATATTCCTCCGTTAAGCGAATTACTGGCTGAAGTTAAGAAAATTAAGCAAATTCAAGCAAAATGCGAAGCCGTTCAAGCATCGAACGTTAAAGGAAGTGTCGCGTGA
- the dnaX gene encoding DNA polymerase III subunit gamma/tau codes for MSYQVLARKWRPGKFSELVGQEHVVSAISNALDNDRLHHAYLFTGTRGVGKTTIARIFSKSLNCEEGQGANPCGQCNTCKEIEQGNYVDLLEIDAASRTKVEDTRELLDNVQYKPTRGRYKVYLIDEVHMLSKHSFNALLKTLEEPPPHVKFLLATTDPQKLPITILSRCLQFNLKAMSREQIVGQLQHILEHEQLPFEPQALALLARAAQGSMRDALSLTDQAIAQGGNQVLASVVTDMLGLMDKNQLLKVVHAVVNKSPAEVLQLVNDIAEQAPDYDNVHSELASLLHQIALTQWVPEACKLETTSAKAIFQLAKTIPAEQVQLLYQIALQGRKDLPFAADGKSAFEMTLMRMMSFAPNTPIDDTTSEIENGRSEHSLPVEHASSSGGPGNVGKQEKAPLSETSATKEQQETLSHLSVESTSEQTSENAPSIPDSPATSIIDEEQQAQPQTTTLFESRQEREQTTVNESALREENTQTTQLNVELDATSTQATLVGRHTALGDEFEKQAPVSPISEGVPVEDTAEQTESGAAEIKPTPKQVSATHNEVEQHFDGPPLDAYMEDMPPPSEEGGNVVEDFHNVENFVPHNAESFLNADGSQQADGSHNSVGSQQADSAHNNGDPLAQQSQAPSLTAEEQLTSTADMLALRQKLKQKKAQDADAKNNSAASAKTESASDIQARFTRSKDEAATSAQTTGFNIKNADVTTETSSEGEESSNTPCSDHEDVLGDSNRYQQDDTGLFQDSTEALPADTEQGSTLEIGQPGANETNDFALDEFEEDMPFSNDEVTTQKSETSQVEDTPPWATDDEPQSSPIAVDSGHVQETFSGSTNTVGFPEQTESKGDLSFARDALNFDSPFSSTYDGPLKPYLNDGNKLTHASQIDEWSNLVEQMPVAGLLKQLVLHASFSREGNQVSLEIDHSQTHLFNDSAKKQLVDAIHHGLGENVDVNITLGEPASTPFALQQEIHAMRHAHAHSVIETDDTIQTLLSTFDASVLTDSVKAR; via the coding sequence ATGAGTTATCAGGTACTAGCAAGGAAGTGGCGACCGGGCAAGTTCAGTGAACTTGTGGGTCAGGAACATGTTGTCTCTGCCATTTCAAATGCTTTGGATAACGATCGTCTACACCACGCTTATCTGTTTACAGGTACGCGAGGCGTAGGTAAAACCACCATTGCACGTATTTTTTCAAAAAGCCTTAACTGCGAAGAAGGACAAGGGGCAAACCCTTGCGGTCAATGTAACACCTGTAAAGAGATAGAGCAGGGGAACTACGTTGATTTGTTAGAGATTGACGCTGCATCAAGAACCAAAGTTGAGGATACTCGCGAGCTTCTTGATAATGTGCAATACAAACCAACTCGCGGGCGTTACAAAGTGTACCTTATCGATGAGGTACACATGCTTTCAAAACACAGCTTCAATGCGCTGTTAAAAACGCTGGAAGAACCACCTCCACACGTTAAGTTCTTATTGGCGACCACCGATCCTCAAAAGCTTCCAATAACCATTTTATCCCGTTGCTTGCAATTTAACTTGAAAGCTATGTCTCGGGAGCAGATTGTTGGACAGCTACAGCATATTCTAGAGCATGAACAGCTGCCTTTTGAGCCACAAGCGCTAGCGCTTTTGGCAAGAGCTGCCCAAGGCAGTATGCGTGATGCGCTAAGTTTAACTGACCAAGCTATCGCACAGGGTGGAAATCAAGTGCTGGCATCGGTGGTAACCGATATGCTGGGCCTGATGGATAAGAACCAACTGCTTAAAGTGGTTCATGCTGTGGTAAATAAAAGCCCTGCTGAAGTCCTTCAGCTCGTTAACGACATCGCAGAGCAAGCCCCCGATTATGACAACGTACACAGCGAATTGGCTAGCCTGCTGCACCAAATAGCGCTAACGCAATGGGTGCCTGAAGCCTGTAAGTTAGAAACCACCTCTGCTAAGGCGATATTTCAATTAGCGAAAACGATTCCAGCGGAGCAAGTGCAGTTGCTCTATCAGATTGCACTGCAAGGAAGAAAAGACTTACCGTTTGCTGCTGATGGAAAAAGTGCGTTTGAAATGACATTGATGCGTATGATGTCGTTTGCTCCAAACACCCCCATTGACGACACTACAAGTGAGATTGAAAACGGGAGGAGTGAGCATAGTTTACCTGTCGAACATGCTTCTTCCAGTGGTGGCCCGGGAAACGTCGGTAAGCAGGAGAAAGCGCCGTTAAGCGAAACTTCTGCAACTAAGGAGCAGCAGGAGACACTTTCACATCTATCGGTTGAATCTACCTCTGAACAGACGTCAGAAAATGCGCCCTCTATCCCAGATTCTCCTGCTACATCGATAATTGATGAAGAGCAGCAAGCACAGCCTCAAACGACGACTTTGTTCGAATCGAGGCAAGAGCGAGAACAGACTACCGTTAATGAAAGTGCGTTGCGTGAAGAGAATACTCAGACGACGCAGTTAAATGTAGAGTTAGACGCTACATCGACTCAAGCAACGTTAGTAGGCCGTCATACTGCACTTGGTGATGAATTCGAAAAGCAGGCCCCAGTTTCGCCTATTAGTGAAGGAGTGCCGGTAGAAGACACCGCTGAACAAACAGAAAGCGGTGCTGCTGAGATTAAACCAACGCCTAAGCAAGTCAGCGCGACCCATAATGAAGTAGAACAACATTTCGATGGACCTCCGCTAGATGCATATATGGAAGACATGCCACCTCCGTCTGAAGAGGGTGGAAATGTAGTTGAAGACTTCCATAATGTTGAGAACTTTGTTCCTCATAACGCTGAGAGTTTTCTTAACGCTGATGGCTCTCAACAGGCTGACGGCTCTCATAACTCTGTCGGCTCTCAACAGGCTGATAGCGCTCATAATAACGGCGATCCATTGGCGCAACAAAGCCAAGCACCCTCGTTAACCGCAGAGGAACAGCTTACGTCGACGGCTGATATGTTGGCGCTTCGTCAGAAGCTAAAGCAAAAAAAAGCACAAGACGCTGATGCCAAAAATAACAGCGCAGCGAGTGCTAAAACCGAAAGTGCAAGCGATATTCAGGCGCGTTTTACCCGAAGTAAAGACGAAGCCGCAACTTCTGCGCAAACTACAGGTTTTAATATCAAAAATGCTGATGTCACTACAGAGACGAGCAGCGAGGGTGAAGAAAGCAGCAATACGCCGTGCAGTGACCATGAAGACGTGCTTGGCGACAGTAACCGCTATCAGCAAGACGACACTGGCTTGTTCCAAGATAGTACTGAAGCATTACCCGCAGACACAGAGCAAGGCAGCACGTTAGAAATTGGGCAACCTGGCGCAAACGAAACAAATGACTTTGCGCTTGATGAATTTGAAGAGGACATGCCCTTTTCAAATGACGAAGTAACTACGCAAAAAAGTGAGACATCACAAGTTGAAGATACGCCACCTTGGGCGACAGATGACGAGCCTCAATCCTCTCCTATTGCTGTAGATTCTGGCCACGTGCAAGAAACGTTTAGCGGCAGTACGAATACTGTAGGCTTTCCAGAACAGACGGAAAGCAAAGGTGACTTATCTTTTGCGCGGGATGCACTTAATTTTGATTCGCCATTTAGCAGTACGTATGACGGGCCGTTAAAACCCTATTTAAATGATGGAAATAAACTAACTCACGCCAGTCAAATTGACGAGTGGAGCAACTTGGTTGAGCAAATGCCGGTTGCTGGCTTACTCAAACAATTGGTGCTGCACGCATCATTTTCTCGAGAAGGCAATCAAGTCTCCCTTGAAATTGACCATAGTCAGACGCATCTATTTAATGATAGTGCAAAAAAACAATTAGTTGATGCAATACACCATGGCTTGGGTGAAAACGTAGACGTAAATATCACATTGGGTGAACCAGCATCTACACCTTTTGCGTTACAACAAGAAATTCATGCTATGCGCCATGCGCATGCACACTCGGTGATTGAAACCGACGATACAATTCAAACATTGCTATCGACTTTCGATGCGTCAGTACTAACCGATTCGGTTAAAGCGCGATAG